In Anopheles arabiensis isolate DONGOLA chromosome 2, AaraD3, whole genome shotgun sequence, the genomic window GTTTTTTGGCCAGATGCCAATTTTATGTTTCCCGTTGCTATTAAACGTTTTAGCGAGAGCAAAGTGTgtaacattattttttgtagATCAATTGTGGCTGTGACTTATGCGGTTAAATATCTTGTTATTTATAAATCGGTTGATTTTTGCAgtaatttcttttaaaattctatttttggttggttcaTTGCGGGTTTGTTGTATTTTCTCCATCTTCCAGTTCGATACCGATCTGATGCTCGGATGTGTCGGCAGTGGTGGAATTGCTTCAGCGAATGCATTGACCACCGAAACGCTGAAGCAAAGACGACGAAACATTAGTTTCGACTGTTCCTCGCCCACCAACGGCACGTCCTCGCCGGGCGAAGGAAGCTCCCCCTCGCTGACACTGCTCTGCTCCAACAGTGGACGGAACTACCGAAACGGTAGCAGCAGCTATTCGCAGTCCCAGCAAAATGCATTATcccatcatcaacaacagtCGTCGACCGTCAGCAGcgtacagcagcaacagtacgATCTGCTATCGGGCAGCAATGGTTCAGCGAGCGGCATCAACGGACCAGCAGGAGGAGGCGCCGGAGGCAATGGAATTACCTCCAACAATAACCACCTTGGCAGTGGAATGGGTAGTTTCGATTCGGCAAACAGTGGTACCACCAACAGCAGTGCTCTGTCACTGTTCGGATCGGGCAATGGTTCACTGTCCCGGTCGCACTCACCGCCGGACCATTCGGACACCAGCAACTTGCTGACGAGCCTGGAAAGCACCAGCATACTGGATATGCTAAACTATCTTACTCTAGGTCAGAGTACGAATTCGGTGCCGACCACCAGCGGGCTTCACAATCAATCTTCCCAACATCAACAATCCAACGGTGCTCAGTTGGCGCCCTACACCTCGACACTGAACACGCTctatcaacagcagcagcagcagcagcaacaacatcaacagccgACAGCCGCTTCGGGATCGTTTGCTGGGTGCAATGCTGCGAGCAATAATGGAAACACAGTTGGTCTGTCTGGGCTAAGCCTGGGCAGTACCGGTTTTGCTACAAGCGAATACGATCGTCTGCAAAACCTGCAAGCGCTCAACACGCTGCGCCTGCTGCAGCAAACCCAGCAGCTGTctcagctgcagcagcttcagTTCAACCAGTCGCTATTGCCAGCAGCGACTGGAAATGGTGGCGGCAGCATTTTCGGCAACTGTGGCGCTGGCACGGCGGCAGGCTCTATTTCCACGTCTGGTAATAATGCGCTTACCGCAAGCGGCAGCATTGGCTCGAACATGAGCTGTACCGGTGGCAACAATGGCAATAATAGTATGCAGGGAAAAAGCTGGTCCTCATCGCAGCAGCATATGGTGGTGTCGCATCGCCAGGGTTCCTCGTCGCCGTCACTAAACGGTGGATCTGCTGGGAACGGCAATGGGTACAATGACATCAACCTCGATCGCATCGCCCGATTTCATCGATCCTCCGCCGGTTTGTGTTACCTGCCTATATTATTTACAACCAATTGCTAAATGATCGGAACCTCCTTTTTTAATGATGCATTTTGCCCCACAGCACATTACGATGCCACTTGCACTTGGAGTGGCGTGTTGCCGCCTCGGTCAAGCCGGCTGGTGACATATTCGTCGAAAATATTCCTCGGCGGTATGCCGTGGGACATTTCCGAACAATCGTTGGTGCaaatttttaaaccattcgGCTCAATCAAGTAAGTAGGGGAGGAGAGGTGAAAGCCAATTTTCAATAATAACCGATCACTGACGATGAAtggcttgttgtttttttgtatttcgttGCCGTCGCATAGAGTCGAATGGCCTGGAAAGGAGCAACAGGCGACACAACCGAAAGGTTACGTGTACATCATCTTCGAATCGGACAAACAGGTGAAGGCGTTGCTGCAGTCATGCACGTACACTACCCCGAACGGTGGTATGCACGTCCATCATGGTGGCGCAGGTCCAGGTAACTACGGAGGCAGCCACACTGCCGTGAACGGTGCCTCGTCGAACGGTTCGGTAGCCCGGGCTGCTGGGGCGAGCTACGACGAGGCACCAcctcaccagcaccagcagtccCACCGGCAGCAAGTATTGCCGATGTCTAATCTGAATAAACCGCTAGCTCCTTCAGGTGCGAAGATCAACTTCAAGATATCGTCGAAGCGCATCAAGTCGAAGGACGTCGAGGTGATCCCGTGGAACATCGCTGACTCAAACTACGTCAAGTCGGCTTCGCAGAAGCTAGATCCAACGAAAACGGTGTTTGTGGGGGCACTGCACGGTCAGCTGACGGCGGAAGGGTTGGCGAAGATCATGAACGATCTGTTCGATGGCGTCGTGTACGTGGGCATCGATACGGATAAGTACAAGTATCCGCTGGGTTCGGCTCGCGTCACGTTCAACAACTCACGGTCGTACATGAAGGCCGTCTCGGCTGCATTCATCGAGATTCGAACCTCCAAGTTCACCAAGAAGCTGCAGGTTGATCCCTACCTGGAGGATTCGCTTTGCTCGATGTGCACCGTACAACACGGACCATACTTCTGCCGGGAAATCATGTGCTTCAGgtatgtttttcatttttaagatttttaaGGTAACTTGTGCTAATGCCGTCTACGGCACTGACTTTTCTTGATGAACTTT contains:
- the LOC120908536 gene encoding uncharacterized protein LOC120908536 isoform X1 — encoded protein: MPSLQQTTFKDFPSPDIARSLTGPDILQKHSINSLLLEHNEIISRGLPSPIDDNMSLADLLGGSQASSPTSATSSVGKGGDGSLSSSTGLAHHHHHQLQHNQQHLPQQQGQQNHQHHHHQHHHTTLGSFASSLGSSLAGSSVARPTTVCDDSGSSILSCSGGGNSSASGGSVSSNPFNFSSLRIPSPSLNSPDLLMGGGVLIGGGIAGSSSSSSSSSSGISCGGAGSAGSGQSPTTHSFYTALQQQQQQPGSGGSSGSTADALPSSSGSGGAGGFEGFRFDTDLMLGCVGSGGIASANALTTETLKQRRRNISFDCSSPTNGTSSPGEGSSPSLTLLCSNSGRNYRNGSSSYSQSQQNALSHHQQQSSTVSSVQQQQYDLLSGSNGSASGINGPAGGGAGGNGITSNNNHLGSGMGSFDSANSGTTNSSALSLFGSGNGSLSRSHSPPDHSDTSNLLTSLESTSILDMLNYLTLGQSTNSVPTTSGLHNQSSQHQQSNGAQLAPYTSTLNTLYQQQQQQQQQHQQPTAASGSFAGCNAASNNGNTVGLSGLSLGSTGFATSEYDRLQNLQALNTLRLLQQTQQLSQLQQLQFNQSLLPAATGNGGGSIFGNCGAGTAAGSISTSGNNALTASGSIGSNMSCTGGNNGNNSMQGKSWSSSQQHMVVSHRQGSSSPSLNGGSAGNGNGYNDINLDRIARFHRSSAAHYDATCTWSGVLPPRSSRLVTYSSKIFLGGMPWDISEQSLVQIFKPFGSIKVEWPGKEQQATQPKGYVYIIFESDKQVKALLQSCTYTTPNGGMHVHHGGAGPGNYGGSHTAVNGASSNGSVARAAGASYDEAPPHQHQQSHRQQVLPMSNLNKPLAPSGAKINFKISSKRIKSKDVEVIPWNIADSNYVKSASQKLDPTKTVFVGALHGQLTAEGLAKIMNDLFDGVVYVGIDTDKYKYPLGSARVTFNNSRSYMKAVSAAFIEIRTSKFTKKLQVDPYLEDSLCSMCTVQHGPYFCREIMCFRYFCRSCWQLQHSREVYLQNHKPLTRNSKFTAIIGVGPQQHQQQSHTSGGSNGSNGNHHLHQQQSSFDHSPYYSNHHHHHHHHHHGGSGRDSLSQQSGSSLSSHNHQYHHHNNHHHQQQQGSRLSLLQQQQHHHHNHHRGLAKSPSPSMCNGAEGNNNGIGCGGNTSNTSSNSSSPIGVGTSGRSINASSTSSSSCSSNSLNGSNNNVNCSAGTAGGSTSSGEHVSLNLQQQLSFVAGGSGTGGSDGLSGSSNGNGGSGMLI
- the LOC120908536 gene encoding translational regulator orb2-like isoform X2; the protein is MPSLQQTTFKDFPSPDIARSLTGPDILQKHSINSLLLEHNEIISRGLPSPIDDNMSLADLLGGSQASSPTSATSSVGKGGDGSLSSSTGLAHHHHHQLQHNQQHLPQQQGQQNHQHHHHQHHHTTLGSFASSLGSSLAGSSVARPTTVCDDSGSSILSCSGGGNSSASGGSVSSNPFNFSSLRIPSPSLNSPDLLMGGGVLIGGGIAGSSSSSSSSSSGISCGGAGSAGSGQSPTTHSFYTALQQQQQQPGSGGSSGSTADALPSSSGSGGAGGFEGFRFDTDLMLGCVGSGGIASANALTTETLKQRRRNISFDCSSPTNGTSSPGEGSSPSLTLLCSNSGRNYRNGSSSYSQSQQNALSHHQQQSSTVSSVQQQQYDLLSGSNGSASGINGPAGGGAGGNGITSNNNHLGSGMGSFDSANSGTTNSSALSLFGSGNGSLSRSHSPPDHSDTSNLLTSLESTSILDMLNYLTLGQSTNSVPTTSGLHNQSSQHQQSNGAQLAPYTSTLNTLYQQQQQQQQQHQQPTAASGSFAGCNAASNNGNTVGLSGLSLGSTGFATSEYDRLQNLQALNTLRLLQQTQQLSQLQQLQFNQSLLPAATGNGGGSIFGNCGAGTAAGSISTSGNNALTASGSIGSNMSCTGGNNGNNSMQGKSWSSSQQHMVVSHRQGSSSPSLNGGSAGNGNGYNDINLDRIARFHRSSAAHYDATCTWSGVLPPRSSRLVTYSSKIFLGGMPWDISEQSLVQIFKPFGSIKVEWPGKEQQATQPKGYVYIIFESDKQVKALLQSCTYTTPNGGMHVHHGGAGPAPSGAKINFKISSKRIKSKDVEVIPWNIADSNYVKSASQKLDPTKTVFVGALHGQLTAEGLAKIMNDLFDGVVYVGIDTDKYKYPLGSARVTFNNSRSYMKAVSAAFIEIRTSKFTKKLQVDPYLEDSLCSMCTVQHGPYFCREIMCFRYFCRSCWQLQHSREVYLQNHKPLTRNSKFTAIIGVGPQQHQQQSHTSGGSNGSNGNHHLHQQQSSFDHSPYYSNHHHHHHHHHHGGSGRDSLSQQSGSSLSSHNHQYHHHNNHHHQQQQGSRLSLLQQQQHHHHNHHRGLAKSPSPSMCNGAEGNNNGIGCGGNTSNTSSNSSSPIGVGTSGRSINASSTSSSSCSSNSLNGSNNNVNCSAGTAGGSTSSGEHVSLNLQQQLSFVAGGSGTGGSDGLSGSSNGNGGSGMLI